The Aeoliella mucimassa genome includes the window CCGCCCGGCAAGAGAATGCGTTGCTGACCGCAGCGGCCGACACGTTTTGCCAGCACGAAATCGCGAAGCTCACGGGTCGCCGGGCAACGAACAAGTACTATCGACAAGTCACCGAACTAGGCCAGGCGATTGTCGAGCAAGGATTCCCCGGCCTGGAGGAGATCGATATCGACGACATCAAGATGCCGTATCAGCAACAGCCGACCACCACCTAGGCAGCGCCGAGGTTCACGTCCATGCCTTCGCCGAAGTAGTACTTGCGGGCGTCCTCGTTGTTCAGCACATCCTGAGGCGAGCCAGAGCAAAGCACCTGCCCGCTACGTACCACGTAGCTGCGGTCGGTGATTTCGAGAGTCTCGCGGACCTGATGGTCGGTGATGAGGATCGAGATGCCGCGCTCACGAAGATCGCGAACGATGCCTTGGATGCTATCGATCGTCACCGGATCGATACCAGTGAACGGTTCGTCGAGCAGGATGATCTTGGGATCCGAAACCAGGCAGCGAGCGATTTCGAGCCGGCGACGTTCGCCGCCCGAGAGGCTCATCGCTTTGCTCCGGCGCAGTTTGGTGATGCCGAATTGCTCGAGCAGTTCGTCGCACCGGCGGCGGCGGGTTCGGCGATCCATCCCCAGCATCTGCATCATGCAGAGCAGGTTTTGCTGCACCGACAACTTGCGGAACACGCTCGATTCCTGAGCCAGGTAACCCATGCCCCCTTCGCGGGCGCGACGGTACATCGGCCAGTTGGTCACCACGTGCCCGCTCAGGCGAACTTCGCCAGCGTCGGGGTCGACCATGCCGCAGGTCATGCGAAACGAGGTAGTCTTGCCGGCGCCGTTTGGCCCGAGCAGCCCGACGATCTCGCCCGACTCCACGGCAAACTCGACGCCATCCACCACTCGGCGGCGACCGTACGATTTGACCAATCCTTTGGTTTCGAGCAATGGCATAACGACTACATACGCGAGGCGAGAAACGAGTTGCAAGCTGTTTTTCTACCAAGCTTCGCCCGCTGGGCAAAGGTCAGTCCGCGTGCTAGCACTCACGCGGTCGACAAGCCGCTAACGAATCCGACGCATGTCGGTCACATTAGGAACCACGTGATACCAAGGATGCGGCCAAACCACGCTAATCGCCCGACCAATCAACAGCTGGCGTTCCAGGTAATTGCCGCCGGGCTGCGACTTCGCTCCGTCGTAGGAGTTCTCCCGCACCGAATACCACAAGCGGGCGTCGCTCGACTGCGGGCTGTTATCGCCCATCACGAAGAACTGATCTTCCTTCAAGGGGAATT containing:
- the lptB gene encoding LPS export ABC transporter ATP-binding protein, giving the protein MPLLETKGLVKSYGRRRVVDGVEFAVESGEIVGLLGPNGAGKTTSFRMTCGMVDPDAGEVRLSGHVVTNWPMYRRAREGGMGYLAQESSVFRKLSVQQNLLCMMQMLGMDRRTRRRRCDELLEQFGITKLRRSKAMSLSGGERRRLEIARCLVSDPKIILLDEPFTGIDPVTIDSIQGIVRDLRERGISILITDHQVRETLEITDRSYVVRSGQVLCSGSPQDVLNNEDARKYYFGEGMDVNLGAA